The window ACAAATGTTTCACatagtcggcttggggattcgaaccagcaaaaCATAtcagtgtgctctctctctctctctgtcagtattCTCTCCATATTACCAGCAATAGCAGCATTCAGATAGCAATACAGTCAGTGATACATTTGAATAAAGCACGAGACAATTAGCATATTGCACCATTCTCTATGCATGTAGACAATGGGATTTTAGTTTTCAAAATATGTGCATGCAATAATGTTGATTATGTGTAATGTTTTGTTTTAAATGGCTGTGAGTGTACTTAATTGAATAGACCCAAATATGAATCAACAAGAAATATGTGACATCATCTTcgtcattgtgacatcatcaacaAATTGAAACATTGTATAATGTTTTACATGTTCCAGACAATGATATGCTAAATGTTGTGTAATAGGTTATTTTGATCTTGGATTAACCCTTTGTAGTTTAAATGAGAGTCGTGTCTTAACTGGGTTACATCTGACCTACTATTCTAGGTGAGTATggctgtaggcctatgcaataaaTGTCACCAAAAATTATTTAACGTCCTGCATGTGAATGAATTCTTGAAACTGTATTTTATCATTTTATTCCTAGAGGCTATGGTTTATTATGCTCTGTAAGAGGGGCATGAACCATAACTGAGTTTGCAGGTTTGCCTCGATGTATTTGTCGCTCGTTTCCAGCAACAAATGCATATCATTTAACAGGTACTGAAAGTGGCCTCAGTCCTTTCCCACCGTCCTTGATCCTATTGCCCAGACTTGCCACTACTGAGTGAGGCTTGCTCTTGTTATTGATGTCGCTTGGCTTGTGCACTGCTGGTGCTGACGTAACCTGACGCACAAAGACAGAGGATCCGCCTCCAAACTCGACTCACTCCGCAACCAAGTCAGTGCTCAGTGCTGTGCGCACGGAGCCCCGTGCCCGCTATTGTCGTTTCTGCTCTGCTGTTTCTGTCATCCCCTTCCCTCCATCACTTCCTCCTACATTATAATAGTTTCACTGTGACTGCCTGCAGTCGGCTAACAAGGAAGCGTGGGGAGCGTGGCTCTTCACTTTCGTAGAGAGGGCGTATTGCGGACAGTCAATATTCAGACATCAACAGCCAAAGCATATTAATCCAAAACAAAAAAAACGGGACGAGGAAAGATTCGAACTGCAAAATGGCAACAACTACTTATTCTGGATTATGGTCGTGACATGTTGTGAACTCTTCGCAAAGTTTTAATGTCATGCGTATTTACTTTGTTTTTAGCGCACCATAAGGACAGCTTTCCAACCCGCCGTTTTGTATCGCTGTCagttacttttatttattgaaATTGTAATCACTGTCCTGGACTGGGTGGTCGTGTACGTGTCGCTTTGCGTTTTAAATGTGGTACACTCACTGACCGCCGCCGTGCTGCACGAGCCCTTTAATAATTCAGGGTAAATCTGTGGACGTGTGTTGGCACCAGCGACCGACATGGGGGCTAAACAGAGCAGCCCAGCCGCTAACGGACGGACCAGGGCTTACTCGGGCTCGGATCTACCTTCTAGCACCTCTACTACCAGCAATGGGAACGGTAGGACTGCAGCCATGGCAATGAGCTATCACTCGTATGGCCAGTCGGCTCACGGGGCCTCGGGAACCACAGCGACCTCCAGTCAACATATTGGCCCCAGGACGAGGTCCGTGGGAGGCAGTTCTGGAGGGTCAGGGCCAAGACCCCAGTCAGGCATCAACATCCCCAACAGCAGTGGAGCCTACAGCTCACAGGAGTCTGGCAGCAGCACCccggaggaggcagagagggacagGTCCAGCTGGGGGCAAGGGGGTCCCCGGTTGTTGATTGGATCATTACCAGCACACCTTTCGCCTCACCTTTTTGGAGGTAAGAGACTGGCTGACAATAAGGTAGCAACATGCAGCTAGCAACTTGTGCCTGTGTAGTGTTGAATCTCAGTTTTATTCACGGAAATGTCACCTTCTCTGTCAATGTGTTTTACACCTGTTACTCACCAGTGTGGACCAAATGTGTCCTAACCTCAGTTTTACAGCTACTTGCACCTTGATGACATGTTTGTAGTTTTAACTGTGTAACAATAGTGTTGTAACATTTTAGATGATCATAGTTTACAGTCAGAATGGATAGGCTATGATTCAATAACCCCtgcctcatcctcttcctcctcctcatcaccatCATTTACTTTTACAGTGCACACCATAGTAAGGAGTGTTCATTATCAGCAGTGAATGTGATACCAAACAGCCTTTTTTGGAACGATGGAGAGCATTCATCTGATCTCTGCAACCACAACCCACATCATGTCCACTTCAGTATGATACATCCCCGTCAATGATCATCCCACATGACATATAGTTGTCGGGGAGACAGACTAGACTAACTCTCACCAGCATGTAGCTAACAGAGTGACATTGATATCTGCTTGAAGAAGCAAAGGTATAATAGTTGGTTAAAAATCAGTTACAGCCTACTACTGTAGTTGTTGAGCAAGCTAGTCAGTGATATGAGAATCCCGCCTCCTAAATGAGGCTACTGTCTGTGTCCAGTCTAAGGTGAGACCGCCTTGTCCAGATCAGACTGTCAACTCAGTATCCGCAGGTCTTGTTTGCCTTTCTCTTCCCGACATGCTGTTGGAGGATTAGCTCGGTCTAGGAATTTTACAGATTAGGTCCAGAAAACCACACAAAAGATTGTGGTTACTTTGCAGTGAGCTGCTAAATATGCAgacatgctggatagagagagacagagagattactTTAGAGAGAAGTCATTTCACTCTGCTTTCTCCATATCTCTGAGGGGAATTATCATaaaacagagagaatgagagggagaaatTACATGGATTATCTGGGTCTGGGGAATATTTGCTCAGCAATTCTCATGGCTCTGAATGTTCACTTGCCACTGACACTAAATCCATTAGCTGGATTCTCCTTCTTTAACTTTCAGACAGGGAAGCTTCGACATGCCTCGTCTAACATGCCTCAAGTAATGAATCAAATCCAACATGGGATGTATCTCGAtagccaccctattccctatatagtgcactacttttgactatagGAATAGGTTGCCAGTTGAGACGTACCATGATGTTTGTAAGGTTACATGGCCGTCTTTGGAACGTGTGATTGACCAGTGATGGACCATGCAGGTCAAAGAGGCATGTATTCTCCCATTAGAATGTAGACCTAAACAATCGAGCACCGACTGATTGAGCCATTCAATCATCAACTCAACCCATTGAATTTCTCTCCACATTCTGCAGCCCTGCTCGTTCAGACGCTGCTTCTCTCTCCCTTGTGCCTTCTTTGATGCACTCATCCTGATCTCAAGCTGCAATTAAATTAAAACTAATTGGATTTGTCCTCCACTCACCTCAGCTGCACTGTTCACTCTCACATAATATACACAGCCTGCAGAAGCCCTGCTATCGTTTCATAGGAAACAACCAGGTTCAGACTTCACAGAAGTATTCACCTCAGCTGCACTGTTCACTCTCACAATATAATAGACTACCCAGCCTCCAGAGTCCCTGATGTCACTTAATAATCTTAATGCACCACAGGCCAGCTATTCACTCTCTCACAATATAGCCTACAGACAGTATATGCCTTGGGTATTATGGTCTGGTGTAAGTTAATAGCTGGAGCACCTGTGGTGAAAACAGAGCAGCCGTGTCGTTGAGTGGTTGAGTCGTTGGTTGCTCAGATGGAATTTCCCCGGCAGCTCTTGGGTTCTGTGTTGAGAGGCCAGCCTGTTCTCTGCTCTCGACCGTCTTCCTGCACCCGGGTCGTGGCGTGTCATGTCAGGGTGAGCCTCAACCACATCAGATCCACTCAGATGTAAACACAGTTAGAATTTAGACTCCTGTGTGTCTGAGAGCAGAGGGGGAATATGgttttacacacagacacatacacacatacacatgcacacacacacacatacacacacacacacataaacattatTTTGACTGGCTGGGATCTACTTCTGCTTTTTGAGATTCAACAACAGTGCATTTTCTTTATTCGTGTCAATGTGTATTTCATGTTTTATGAGTTGAAGACACAGTTTTGTAAACCATGTTTATTTCAGGCATCGTTCCATGAATGCTATGAGTGTTTATATTTGGTTCTATTGCCCTTTTGACTGGTGGTAGTGAGTGAGAGAATGTTGTTGTCCTTGGAAGGGATAAATAGGCACAGTGTACCAAGCTTTCTGTCTACTGTGTTGGACTCTTTCTCTATGGCTGTTTgagcacgtctctctctctcactcgcttgcTCTCGCTCattctcttgctttctctctcacacctcccctctctctccctctctcccgtcatctcgctctctctaatGATAATGAAATAATAGTTTAGTGGCTGAGTCAGGGTCATGTTAATACAGTATTATCATGAAAGAATAACTTGACCCTGTTAATTCCCCGCATCTTGCAGCCAGGTGAGGTGTGTCTTGGGTACAGGTGTTCTGTAACTTCTTTTGTTATTTATATAGTTAGTAGGCGCTTTTCCCACTGAAAGCTGCTTGGCGACTCTTCTGTTTAACCTTACCGCACATTTGAACTTACCCAGGGGAGCAGTGCTGCTGGTCGTTTCTTTGAATGGGCTCTTCTACACCACAGATACACCTACTTTACCTATGACATGGCTGCCTAGAGCAATAATAGATGTGTTTATTTGATTTCTGAAAAGAGGTGGAAGCACAACTTACCTTGTGAGACTATGCTTGGGGGCAGTTTTGACCACTGAGTAAGAGGGAAGCTTAAAAAGGCACATTAGGCGGAAATATGACCAGTACACACAAGTGTGTCCACAACACTCTCCCTTTCAGCCACCTGTTTGTTTCTGAAACAATCTCTCaattactgtacatgtgtttgtCTGAAAGCAGGAGGATCCTAATTCTGGaacagagaaagaacaggaaatataccattttgtctttttttgtgaatgaAAAAAAATACTAGCTAGTTGTAGTATTGTGTTTATGTTGTCAGGGACAACCTGTAGTACAAAGTGTGTCAGGTGGTGTCATGTATCACATCATTTTATCAGTCACACCTTTCCTGCCCCCACTAAGACATTGAGGGGCCTGGAGCCACACACCTGCTGTAATAAAGGGGTCAACCGTCCGACCTGATCCAACGTCTAGCCCAGACACCCAGAAACAAAACGTCTGCTTTGAAATATCTCCTTCCCATTTCATCAGATTGAAATCCCAATGTATATATTTGTTCTCTACCCCTTAAAACACAGTGACGTCTGAGTAAATAACATGAATGGTGGGAGGGAACACAAGCTTCAGAAGACTCAGTAGGCTGTAATTTTAGTGTCCTGCCAATGAAACTCGACTCAGGGGAATCCTCATGGCGCTACCTACAGTCTTCCTTTGTGTGGTGAATGACTGACTGctgggagacagacagtggtTATAGACAGCTAATAGTAAATAACTTGAAATAGATGTTTCATGGAGTAGCAGTTTCATGGAGAAGTTTTGTTTGAAAGCTGGAGCCGAGCTGGCTTGATTTACAGGCTGAAACGAAGGAAGAATGTCTCCCTGTGAGTATTCATTAAGATTGCACTACTGAAGGTATAGTGCTATACCACCGCTATTGGCTGGCTGCTGCCAATGGCCCCCAGCTATAAGCCCAGTCAGATGGAAGGACAGGAGAGCATTAGAGAGAGTTGTCTCCTGGGTGAAATATTAAACTGTAGGTTCCTGTTCCTTCCTCAGTGATGGAATATCCCCAAGGCAAGACAAAAGTGTCAGGGAATCCATATTTTCTTGGTGATAGAAGTAGAAAGAATTATAAAATATTTTCCATCTacaataagattttttttttttttttttttttctttttttttcttttccaaAATGGCACACTTTtcgctatgtagtgcactacttttgacaagagccttatggggtggcagggtagcctagtgcttagagtgttggactagcaacTGAAAGGTTGAGAGTTCAAatgcccgagctgacaaggtacaaatctgtcattctgcccctgaacaggcagttaacccactgttcctaggccatcattgaaaataagaatttgttcttaactgacttgcctagttaaataaaggtaaaatataacaATAAATGGTaacagggagccatttgggatgttgATTTGTCATTTCGTCTCATAACGGCTTTCTGATGGTGTCTAGGCTGGTTGTGTTATGTAAATCCCTGAACTGCCTTGAACGCTGGAGGCCATAATGAACCAGAGGAGGGGTGGTCAGCAAGGGTTTAGGGCTGTCTTGGTCTAAAGTGCTAGTAGCTTTGTGGTCTGTGTCTTGCTTTGGTCAGTAGTGGTGGTCCAGAAAGCTAGTTTTGACAGCTTCTCATTTTGAAGTTTAGCTCATTTGACGGAGCACACAACTACAGGCTGTAGAAGTTAGGCTACATATTTGTTGACTCAGTGAACAACTGGAGCGTCTCAATCCATGATCCCTCTCCTCTCAGTTTGGAGCTCCTGGTAATGATCAGTAGTTAACGGCCTACTAAAGTTCAgcttctgtcctctcttctggCCGTGGTGGcgtgacatacaatgcattcgaaaatgattcagaccccttgactttttccacattttattatgttacagccttattctaaatttgatttaaaaagtaattccctcatcaatctacacacaataccccataatgacaaagcatgaacaggtttttagaaatatgacatttacataagtattatgaccatttactcagtactttgttgaagcacatttggcagcgagaacagccttgagtcttcttgggtatgacgctacaaacttggcacacctgtatttgggaagtttctcccattcttctctgcagatcctctcaagctctgtctggatggatgtggagcgtcgctgcacagctattttcaggtctctagagatgtttgatcggttcaagcccgggctttggctgggccactcaaggacattcagagacttgtcctgaagccactcctgcattggcttgtctgtgtgcttagggttgttatcctgttggaaggtgaaccttcaccccaggctgaagttctgagtgctctggagcaggttttcatcaaggatctctctgtactttgctccgttcatctttccctcgatcctgactagtgtcccagtccctgccgctgaaaaacatccccacagcatgatgctgccaccaccatgcttcaccgtagagatggtgccaggtttcctcaagacgtgacacttggcaatcAGGctaaagacttcaatcttggttttatcagaccagagaatcttgtttctcatggtctgagagtcatttaggtgccttttgaaaaACTCCAAGCGGaatgtaatgtgccttttactgagcagtggcttccgtctggccactctaccatagaggcccgattggtggagtgctgcagcgatggttgtccttctggaaggttctccgatctccacagaggaactctggtgctcAGTCagcgtgaccatcaggttcttggtcacctccctgaccaaggcccttctcccccgattgctcagtttggccgggcggccagctctaagaagagtcttggtggttccaaacttcttctatttaagactgatggaggccactgtgttcttggggaccttcaatgctgcagtaatttgttggtacccttcaaccgatctgtgcctcgacacaatcatgtgtTGGCGCTTTAcaggcaattccttcgacctcttggcttggtgtttgctctgacatgcactgtcaactgtgggaccttatatagacaggtggttgtctttccaaatcatgtcaaatcaattgaatttaccacaggtggactccaattaagttgtagaaacatctcaaggatgatcaatggaaacagaatgcacctgagctcaatttctcatatcaaaaggtctgaatagatatgtaaataaagtatttctgtttattattcattcattctgactggaaaATTCTAGCAGTGCAATTAATACAGTTCATATATGCTATcgcaaaaataataatttagttTTGTTTATGAAGGCCTTGGGTAACTTTAGAATAcaatttttatttgatttcaaaTAACACAATACCATGTGCATTAGTTTGTTACTACAGGCtacataaaaaacaacaacatttttttCAAGTGTTCAAATCAATTTTTTTGTGGATTGAGATTGTTACAACTATGAAACAGAATGCATCTTTGTTGGGATCACGGTAACAGTTTATTTTTATTACCACAAAACAAATACCAATACCCCAAACACCAAGACGTGCGGTCAAATGAAGAAAACATCAGTAGCCTAAATAGTGAAACGCAGCACAGACGCAATAATGCCATTATAATGAATAGTGTCGGTATGACAGCAGTCAAACATAGTCAGCTCGGGCTTGTGTGCGTCTTTACGCAATGGCATCAGTTGGATTTCATTTAGCTGTTATCCACTTGTTCTAACATTACTCAATATTCATACCTTTCACTTGCTTGACACACTTTGACATGCTTTGTTTGGTTGTAGTGCGTAATAGTCTCCGGTTTCCTCTTGTTGTGTCCTGTCGTCTTGTCGTTGTGGAGTACAACGGCTGTACTTATTTTGCACAAAGAGAGGGAGCTCCCATCTCACTTTGTTCATGGTCCCGGCCGAATGTTTTTTTTGCAAGCAACTTGTTCGCCAATGACAGTGAGGTGAAGAAAATGTCCATGGTGACATTTCCCCCCTTGCCAACGCAAGGTTCCACAAGCCTCATCACCACATTCTTCGACACTGCTGCGGATGTGGATATTTTCCCAGATATTGAAAGCCGCTCAGCACGTACAATTACGCACACTCTCACTGTGTAGCCTGCTCCAAGTAGGTCAGAGTAGACTGATAAGACGGCTTTGGTTCGGTGGACTGATATAGGGTACATACCATCTGAACATTATATTTAGAATGGATCAATAAAGTAGAATGACCTGCCCTGATCTTCGTTCACAATTGGTGATTACATAATTATGATCGTTCGCTTTCCCTCGCTCAtcaactcactcactctccctctttctccccatcatACTTTAATTCAAtgattgaatttgttgttatatgtgtgaaattagtttcggtatagtttaggttcaAGGCAATTATCCGCGTTATCAGCTGGACAATGCGCTTTCAAACTGTCGGTCAGGAGACAGTCGGTCAGTTATATAGgcttatttaggaaaagtcaaggacTGAGTGGAGCAGGCCCAACTGTCAGGGggcagtgtgttatatagacttatttaggaaaTGTCAAGGACGGAGGGGGGCATGACTTAAAAAACAGCAAAGTAATACAATTAATAAATTCCATGAGCGGTCAAAATGAGAAGAATAAGGGTGATCAAGGGTGAAAGAaagaagtgtgagagagagagagagagaggaggaaaggagtacATCTGACGATATGGCAGCAGTGCAAAGCTAATGGTAAACAGATTGAAAAATCAATTGCGGTTGAGCTGCCGATGGGAGTGAACATATTAATTATGGACTGAATATATCAGCATTTGTCTCCTATAACCGGCATGGTTGGATTACAGAGGAAGGCTTGGtcaagagagagtgtgtgtgcgtgtgtgcttatgtttgtgtatgtgtgtatgtgaaaCTACAGTGGTATAATAAGGGCTTCTATGTCAAATCAGCAGTGAAAATACTGCTTCCCAGATTGACTCAGGCTGACCCTGAACAACAAATCACTTCTTCTGGAATTATTTTTGTCATGTAATCTCTCATGTGACAGGGATCAAAGTACGGCAGCATGGGTAATGCCTTTCTCACCACTCACTTACTGCAGttatgtgacacacacacacacacacacacacacacacacacacacacacacacacacacacacacacacacacacacacacacacacacacacacacacacacacacacacacacacacacacacacacacacagtgtcactgTCTTGTTTTGCCTGATGACTGTCCTGTGTTATTCCCATGTTGGACTACCGTATGCTACACTAGCATAAAAAAAATGCTTGAGAGGCCTCTCTCTCCGttaactcctcctctcacccctcgtctctcctctccagcaCAGCGTGCGCTTGATATTT of the Oncorhynchus clarkii lewisi isolate Uvic-CL-2024 chromosome 3, UVic_Ocla_1.0, whole genome shotgun sequence genome contains:
- the LOC139390880 gene encoding E3 ubiquitin-protein ligase znrf2-like; the protein is MGAKQSSPAANGRTRAYSGSDLPSSTSTTSNGNGRTAAMAMSYHSYGQSAHGASGTTATSSQHIGPRTRSVGGSSGGSGPRPQSGINIPNSSGAYSSQESGSSTPEEAERDRSSWGQGGPRLLIGSLPAHLSPHLFGGFMCPVCSKFVSTDEMDLHIVMCLTKPRVTYNEDVLSKDAGECAICLEELVQGDTIARLPCLCIYHKGCIDEWFEVNRSCPEHPSD